The following proteins come from a genomic window of Parambassis ranga chromosome 4, fParRan2.1, whole genome shotgun sequence:
- the colgalt2b gene encoding procollagen galactosyltransferase 2, which yields MRTVGAVGLTVMWALMAALVPGGVSELVTLVQQQVKPESSLLKPKVMIAIVARNAAHSLPHYLGCIERLEYPKERIAIWAATDHNVDNTTAMLREWLKRAQRDYHYVEWRPMDEPKSYTDEWGPKHWPPSRFNHVMKLRQAALKAARERWADYILFVDSDNLLTNPHVLKLLMAENLTLVAPMLESRSLYSNFWCGITPQGYYKRTPDYQPIREWKRLGCFAVPMVHSTFLLDLRRESSRDLAFYPPHPDYSWAFDDIMVFAFSARQAGVQMYVCNREHYGFLPVPLKAQQNVEDESESFIHTITEALIDHDISPSEHVYLPPSLQDKIGFDKVFLINLKRRLDRRTRMLKTMESLGLHATLTDAVDGKALNTSQLQALGIEMMPGYQDPYSGRVLTRGEIGCFLSHHSIWTQVIERGFQKVLVLEDDVRFEPRFKRRLQAIMDDIDKAQLDWDLIYIGRKRMQVQQPEQSVEGINNLVEADYSYWTLGYALSQQGARKLMAAQPFTRMLPVDEFLPVMFNKHPNVHYMSHFEPRDLKAFSVEPLLIYPTHYTGEPGYVSDTETSTIWDDDAVATDWDRQHARKTAQQGRIRPVAQNSVTGESPPPASRASRDEL from the exons ATGCGGACTGTCGGGGCCGTGGGACTCACCGTGATGTGGGCGCTGATGGCCGCTCTGGTACCCGGCGGCGTGTCGGAGCTGGTGACgcttgtgcagcagcaggtcaaGCCGGAATCCTCGCTGCTGAAGCCAAAGGTTATGATCGCCATTGTGGCTCGTAACGCAGCGCACAGCCTGCCACACTACCTGGGCTGCATCGAGAGGCTGGAGTACCCGAAAGAGCGCATAGCGATCTG ggctgcaacagaCCATAATGTGGACAACACCACCGCCATGTTAAGAGAATGGCTGAAGAGAGCACAGCGGGACTACCATTATGTGGAGTGGAGGCCGATGGACGAGCCAAA GTCCTACACAGATGAGTGGGGTCCAAAGCACTGGCCCCCTTCCCGATTCAACCATGTGATGAAGCTGAGGCAGGCGGCACTGAAGGCTGCACGGGAACGATGGGCAGACTACATTCTG TTTGTAGACAGTGACAACCTGCTGACCAACCCTCACGTGCTCAAGCTGCTGATGGCTGAGAACCTGACCCTGGTGGCTCCCATGTTAGAGTCCCGCTCTCTCTACTCCAACTTCTGGTGTGGCATCACCCCACAG GGTTACTACAAGCGAACCCCGGActaccagccaatcagagagtgGAAGCGCCTCGGCTGCTTCGCTGTTCCCATGGTGCACAGCACCTTCCTGCTGGACCTGCGTCGTGAATCCAGCAGGGACCTGGCCTTCTACCCCCCTCACCCAGACTACAGCTGGGCATTTGATGACATCATGGTGTTTGCCTTCTCAGCACGTCAAGCAG gtgtgcAGATGTATGTGTGTAACAGAGAACACTATGGCTTCCTGCCTGTTCCCCTCAAGGCACAACAAAATGTGGAGGACGAAAGCGAGAGTTTCATCCACACCATCACAGAGGCTTTGa TTGATCATGACATCTCGCCCTCAGAGCACGTGTACTTACCGCCATCATTGCAGGACAAAATTGGCTTTGATAAA GTTTTCCTGATTAACCTAAAGCGGCGTTTGGACAGAAGAACCCGGATGTTGAAAACAATGGAGTCATTGGGCCTTCACGCCACGCTGACGGACGCAGTGGATGGCAA ggCTCTGAATACGTCTCAGCTGCAGGCGCTGGGAATAGAGATGATGCCCGGTTATCAAGACCCGTACTCAGGTCGTGTCCTGACCAGAGGAGAGATCGGCTGCTTCCTCAGCCATCACTCTATATGGACTCAG GTGATAGAGCGTGGCTTCCAGAAGGTTCTTGTTTTAGAGGATGATGTGAGGTTTGAGCCCAGGTTTAAACGGAGGCTTCAGGCTATCATGGATGACATCGACAAAGCCCAGCTGGACTGGGACCTCAT CTACATAGGGCGTAAACGTATGCAGGTGCAGCAGCCAGAGCAGTCAGTGGAGGGTATAAACAACCTGGTGGAGGCTGACTACTCCTACTGGACTCTTGGCTACGCGTTGTCACAGCAAGGGGCCAGAAAGCTGATGGCTGCACAGCCTTTCACGAGGATGCTGCCTGTGGACGAGTTCCTGCCCGTTATGTTCAACAAACACCCCAA tgtTCACTACATGTCTCATTTTGAGCCTCGGGACCTGAAGGCCTTCTCTGTGGAGCCGCTGCTCATCTATCCCACCCACTACACCGGAGAGCCGGGCTACGTCAGCGACACAGAGACCTCCACCATTTGGGACGATGACGCTGTGGCCACAGACTGGGACCGTCAGCACGCCCGTAAGACGGCCCAGCAGGGCCGCATCCGGCCGGTGGCACAAAACAGCGTCACTGGTGAATCGCCACCTCCTGCGTCTCGAGCATCACGTGACGAACTCTGA